The segment caacttgacaagtgccttttggaaactcttagtcagggtaaacataactttatgagttaaagcaaactggtctgctaatccagcagattcctgcatagtggcagcatcatttccatctaaatacgtCTTTATGCCATCAGGGACGCGCCTTCTGaactcttcaattaaaaccaactcttacaAGCTGTTAAAATAatcatttacatgttcagatgtgcaccagcggtcaatGCACACAAATTTCTCAAAGGCAAATTCCACatgtctggttcacagatttcttcaaatttctaaacttttgccggtctgcttctgggaccaactcgtaagctttgagcagAGCCTGTTTCACTAGGTCAGAATGTGCGGTGCGTGgccatgtggttaaggtgttgaactCGCGATCTGAAAGTCATGAGTTtcagcctcagccgaggcagcgtgtgtgttcttgagcaaagcactgaaccacacacagctcctgcacatttatagcccagtggcaatGATTGAggcagcataaataaataaataataagctgcttcagcaactgtcaaagcagaataggcttgttAAGTCTTTCCCTTAATTAGactttgtaagagaattttctttctgcttttcTGCCTCTCCAGCCTGAAACTGTCTCTGCCTTTCcggagcctccatctttaattgtTCTAACTTGTACTGGAtctcaagctcactaggtttactttcaggaaactcctcctccactttaaacacatgctcagatacataatgttcagctattatcttCTGCATCTGTGCaatcctcattgtcaatttcatcttagcaagtattaacgttttagcaatactcaacaactcaatccttctggtgtcctctaatgcctgagaggttcacacttccagatatctatcaacatccattgctgctaattttccacacacaaataaatcaaaagggatttccccaatcaaaTTGATATGAAATCAATCCTTtaatttgttcatatcccagatgcaggccccattttgttacaaaacctaacgctttagaaacgaaccagcagcatcAGACtactcccagtagccacacattttaattccacgtcccattcccattctgatatgtctatccatggcctcctctcctgtcaaaattaatccaaactcaggttggaggaacaacaccttatataccggctgggtagcctccaacctgatgggatgaacattgacttctctaacttccgttaatgcccctcttccccttctcacTCCATCACTGACATATTCAATTGTTTGCGTGttttccatgtctctctggtgcttccccccacctttctttctcccgaggcctcctgtccaatgatcctttcccatctccGGCTTTGCATCACTTTCgccgatcacctttccagctcatagcttcatcccaccacctctggtcttctcctatcatttcgcatgtcaccctccccccactactttcatatctcttagtatctttcctttcagttagtcctgacgaagggtcttggcctgaaacatcagcagttcttctccttatagatactgcctggcctgctgtgttccacgagcattttttgtgtgtggtttgaatttccagcatctgcagatttcctcgtgagtgttatgtgtataaatgTGTATAAATAAAATTCCCTAACTATTGAGCTCgcgggaaacaaggcttggagtcttgagatggtaaagtatgaaagttcagttcaactacagaacaggtgatgagagagagatatttgtaatccagggtaaatgttgagagaaggcaattatgtcgtattccacaggtttcatggtggtaaaacgagaccaacggtcgctgtagattttatctgtcatccttccaattccacatactaattatcatCCAAAGTGACTTGTCATAAGTGGTATTGTCTTCaaatgaattaccacaccacagccaggcaagggttaacacataagtggtctccgcagggtaccccaaatcagatccactgctatggatcaaatgaggtgataaccacacattcgatgtatggtgaatcaataatttgtccacccttgtgggcaaaggaaagttccaaacagtgacccttggccactagttccccgGTTTCGATTCttgccatttttcctccttcgtctctgtctgactctgagtgtcagtgtcctcggttaaaactaaacaagctgagagcgatgtaaacaagctgcaagccaGACTGATTCGCCTTCTTAAtcactctctctcttaaaatgaatgtccacagcaaacaaaacctagggattcataacaactgactggtgtcccaggagatgggatgactgagtgaatcctttcccacattctcagcaggtgaatggcttctccccagtgtgaaattgctgatgtctctgtcggctggataaatgagtgaatctcttcccacagactgagcaggtgaatggcctctccccagtgtgaacttgctgatgactctgcagggtAGAAGAGTCagcgaatctccttccacattctgagcaggtgaattgcctctcccctgtgtgaacttgctgatgtttctgtaggctggataactgagtgaatccctttccacattctgagcaggtgaatggcttctccctagTATGCAcatgctgatgtctctgtaggttagctaactgagtgaatcccatcccacattctgagcaggtgaacggcttctccacagtgtgaactcgctgatgtctctgtagggtggatgacacaGTGAATCCTTTCTTACAGACtgcgcaggtgaatggcctctccccagtgtgaactcgcaggtgattCCGTAGGTTAGCTGActtaatgaatcccttcccacagactgagcaggtgaatggcctctccccagtgtgaactcgctgatgatccagtagggtggatgactcagtgaatctcttcccacagactgagcaggtgaacggcctctccccagtgtgaactcgctgatgtctctgtaggctggaaaaattagtgaatctcttcccacagactgagcaggtgaacggcctctccccagtgtgaactcgctgatgtaccagcagggtggatgactcagtgaatctcttcccacattctgagcaggtgaatggcttctccccagtgtgaactcgctgatgtctctgtaggttggatgactgaatgaatcccttcccacagactgagcaggtgaacggcttctccccagtgtgaactcgcaggtgattctgtaggttaactaactgaatgaatcccttcccacagactgagcaggtgcatggcttctcctcagtgtgaactcgctggtgactcagtaggttagataactcagtgaatcccttcccacagactgagcaggtgaacggcttctccccagtgtgaactcgcaggtgattTTGTAGGTTagctgactgagtgaatcccttcccacagactgagcaggtgaacggcttctccccagtgtgaattcgcaggtgattctgtaggttagctaactgagtgaatcccttcccacagactgagcaggtgaaaggcttctccccagtgtgaactcgctgatgtctctgtaggtaggatgactgaatgaatcccttcccgcagactgagcaggtgaacggcttctccccagtgtgacctcgctggtgtaccagtagggtggatgactgtgtaaatcctttcccacagactgagcaggtgaatggcttctccccagtgtgaccacaCTGGTGTGCCATTAGATCAGATGactaagtgaatcctttcccagatacTCAGCAGtcgaccagcctctgcccagtgtgaactgactggtgtgtccacaggtgggatgactgactgaaccccttctcacacacagaacaggtgaatggccttgcccagtgtgaacttgctgatgtaccttcaattgtgataaccaagtgaatccattcccactgtctgtgcagGTGAAAGGCCCTTCTCCTGTGTAAATTACAGGTGTGcaagttggtcaaatgaccgagtgaatccctccccacagtctgagcaggaagggtggtcaattggatcccttgttccacttcttaaatacccagacagagacaacaaaactggtgtgtcgtgtttgagattcctggagacaaattccttctcatttttaacctgtaaaaagatttacaaaatccatcaatgggtgtaggacaacatctcagaggagattacttgagttgccaaagtTTGATCtgttatcacactgttacagtgaggtacaACCCAagctggagagagaaatcatctcctgaccgggcagagtgctggtatctggaatgaccatcaattctctgatgttcttcctgtctctataagaaaggggcatttctgccacctccaatctgtgacctggctcagtttgactctctccattggtattattccctgttcccactgagctgcatgggtgcctggccccacagtaactgaaacactctcacacaaatagcttTTCTTGACATGCAGcagggattttcttttatgtattattaacgtaatgtgccacagttttaacgccatataaaaaattcctgctgaaatgactggttggttcacacagctgtcaaaaggggttagagtgaaattttgtattatttcaggttcttgtcacaatcatagaaaatttcaacacagaaacaagccctttgggccatctagtttgtgctgaactatttaaacagacAACTCCCACACccttaccatccaggtacctacacgaacctcttaagtgttgaaatcgatctctcatgcaccacttgtgctggctgctcattccacacccggatgaccgtctgtgtgaagaagtttcccctcatgttctccttaacatttcgcctttcacccttaacccatggcctctggttgtcgtcccacccaatCTTCGTGGAAAAAGCCAGTTTGCATTAACACTACCTGTGCCTCTCTATCAcaaacaaatctcccctcaatcttctgcattccaaggaataaagtcctgatttgttcaatctttccttataacccaaatcctccagacctggcaacatccttgtgaattttctctgaaatctctgaacttcttttacatctttcctgtaggcaggtgaccaaaactgcacacaatacttcaaattaggcctcaccaaggtcttcaacatccatctattgttatcagtactttggttcatgaagggcaatgggcggaaatcattctttccatctctatctacctgtgatatcaCCTTCAGTGacttaaggacttgtattcctttgaccctttcttctacaacactcctccgtgcccgaccagtcactgtgaaagacctcccttggtaggtcataacaaagtgcaacaactcacactggtctgcattaaattccatttaccatttccaaaaccattttcccacctggtccagatcacactgcaagccatgatagtcttcttgcAGTCCACCAAACCcccagtcttgttgtcatccacaaatttgctgattcagttaaccacactatcatccagattactgatatagatgacaaagaacaacggatccagcactgatccctgtggcaaacactagtcacaggcctccagtcagagaggcaaccatctgctaccacactctggcttatcccaaagacagtgtctcatccaatttactgtatCATCtggaatgctgagtgactgaaccttcttgaccaacctcccatatgagactttgtcaagtgccttgctaacgtccatgcagacaacatctactgccttgccttcatccactttcccgataacttcctcgagagactctataagattggctggagccatgctgtctatcctttatcagtccacagCTATTCAAATACGTACAGTATATACCTGGTTCCTGCACACACATTCCAAAAAcgttcccagttctgatgtcaagccCACCAACGTATAaattcctagtttatttttacagcctttcttgaacagcagaacaacattgtcaggcctccaatcctccagtagctcacctgtcactaaggatgatttaagtatctgtGCGAATGCCccaataatttctgcacttgccttctgcagggtcctagtgaacaacttgtcaggccctggggattgatccac is part of the Hypanus sabinus isolate sHypSab1 unplaced genomic scaffold, sHypSab1.hap1 scaffold_474, whole genome shotgun sequence genome and harbors:
- the LOC132389110 gene encoding gastrula zinc finger protein XlCGF26.1-like — protein: MAHQCGHTGEKPFTCSVCGKGFTQSSTLLVHQRGHTGEKPFTCSVCGKGFIQSSYLQRHQRVHTGEKPFTCSVCGKGFTQLANLQNHLRIHTGEKPFTCSVCGKGFTQSANLQNHLRVHTGEKPFTCSVCGKGFTELSNLLSHQRVHTEEKPCTCSVCGKGFIQLVNLQNHLRVHTGEKPFTCSVCGKGFIQSSNLQRHQRVHTGEKPFTCSECGKRFTESSTLLVHQRVHTGERPFTCSVCGKRFTNFSSLQRHQRVHTGERPFTCSVCGKRFTESSTLLDHQRVHTGERPFTCSVCGKGFIKSANLRNHLRVHTGERPFTCAVCKKGFTVSSTLQRHQRVHTVEKPFTCSECGMGFTQLANLQRHQHVHTREKPFTCSECGKGFTQLSSLQKHQQVHTGERQFTCSECGRRFADSSTLQSHQQVHTGERPFTCSVCGKRFTHLSSRQRHQQFHTGEKPFTC